One part of the Eulemur rufifrons isolate Redbay chromosome 16, OSU_ERuf_1, whole genome shotgun sequence genome encodes these proteins:
- the LOC138397022 gene encoding basic salivary proline-rich protein 3-like, whose protein sequence is MLLVLLSVAFLALTAAESVIEDVQSEESPLRLPDIRKPSHKPDKPHGPPPSGAPPGKPPRPSGAPSGPPPPPPSGAPSEPPPPPPSGEPAGEAPAVPENPAEEGPSQ, encoded by the exons ATGCTGCTGGTCCTGCTCTCAGTGGCCTTCCTGGCCCTGACTGCAGCTGAGAGCGTGATTGAAG ATGTCCAGTCTGAAGAGTCTCCTCTCCGGTTACCAG ATATAAGGAAACCAAGCCACAAGCCAGACAAACCCCATGGACCACCTCCTTCTGGAGCTCCCCCTGGAAAACCACCACGTCCTTCTGGAGCGCCCTCgggaccaccaccaccacctccttctgGAGCACCCTCAGaacctccaccaccacctccttctgGAGAGCCTGCGGGAGAAGCACCAGCAGTTCCAGAAAACCCTGCCGAAGAAGGCCCATCCCAGTAA